The following is a genomic window from Methanobacterium aggregans.
TTTCTTTTATGAATTTATCGTAGGTGTAGGACGTTACAACAAAGCCCGGAGGTACCGGTATTCCTGCGTGAGTTAGTTCCCCAAGGTTTGCACCCTTTCCACCTGCAACATCGACATCTTCCTTTCTAAGTTCTTCAAAAAATTCGACATACTTCATGCTAACACTCTTTTTACTGTTTATTTAACCAATTCTGCGCCTTCATCAACCACGATTCTGCATGTAACTGGGAATTTCATGGCAGCTCTTTTCAGTGCTTCTTTTGCATCTTTGAAGTTTTTCTTGTTCGTACGTATTGTTAGGACCTTCTGGTCAGCTTTCACTACTGCTACGGAACTGACTGCTTTTCCAAAGGCTTTTCTCATGCCGTCCTGAACCCTGTCTGCTCCTGCACCTGTTGCCATTGGGTTTTCCCTTACTATGTGATGTGGGTACACTCTTATCTTAAGGTGGTAGCCCATCCTACCTGATTTTCTCTGCATGTATCTGTTTGAAGCAATCCTTGCTGCTTCAAGTGCATTGTGAGATAATTGTGCTGGCTCTTTGACTTCAAGAGTCACTTTTAAAGGAAATTCGCCGGAGAGGTTTCCCATATCGTACTGAACTATCCTTGAACCCGGAATTTTCCTTATATAATCTTTTCTAGTATATGCTCTAACCATTAAATAATCCTCCTTTGTCAGAAATTTAAGTCTATAACTTAATAAACATTACCCTCAAATATACTCCCATCACACAATATAAAAAACCATCGAATAACCCATGAACTAGGTGGTGATCTTCATGAAAATTGCAGTAACTGGAAAAGGAGGGGTTGGAAAAACAACCCTTTCGGGCACTATGGCATGTATATTGTCACGAACTTATAAAGTATTCGCTATCGATGCAGACCCGGATATGAACCTTGCATCCAGCCTTGGAATACACAGCAAAATAACCCCAATATCCCAGATGAAAGAACTTATAAAGGATAGAACCGGAGCAGAACCAGGATCATCCTTTGGAGAAGTTTTTAAGATAAATCCAAAGATATCAGATCTTCCAGAATCACTCTCAATAAACTACGACCCTGAAGGCAGATTGAAGCTTCTGGTGATGGGAACCGTTGATAAAGGAGGAGAAGGATGTGTATGTCCTGCATCTGTGCTTTTAAAGGCAATTATGCGCAATCTTATCCTCAAAAAGGATGAGATCGTTGTGCTGGATATGGAGGCAGGTGTGGAGCACCTGGGCAGGCGTACAGCTGAAGCCGTTGATATCATGATAATAGTTGTGGAACCCGGACTCAAGTCTCTTGAAACAGCAGAACGGATAAAAAGGCTTGGGGGAGACATAGGTATCAAAAATATGGCCTGCGTTATAAACAAAGCCTCAAATCCTGATGAAGAAGATTTTGTGGTTGAAAAACTTAAAGAAATGAATCTTGAAGTGATCGGAAGCATTCCACGAGATCATACTGTTGTTAAGGCAGATATGGAGGGCAAAGCACTTGTTGATTATCCTGAATCTCCTGCTTTAAGATCAATAGAGGAAATTGCAGAAAATATTTTAAATCGTTCAATGAAAGTAGATAATGTATAATATATCATGATCATTCCAGGACCAAAATGGAACTTGGAGATGCATAATTCAGAGCTAATGAACTCGATAATTTATTAAAAAGAGTTGATTAAAGACGATTATTTTAGGGATGTAAATATGGATGTGAAAGCCAGAATAAAATTCAACTACCACAAAAAAGAAGAAGCGGAAAACGCCTTTAAATCATTACAACCAGACAACATTGGTTTTATAGATTCTCATGTAGTTAAAAATAGTTTTATCTGTGATTTAAAAAGTTCTTCCATTGGAACTTTACTTGCAACAGCTGATGATCTTCTTTTTTGTGAGATGATGGTTGAAAGAATGGCAGAGTTTGCATGGGTAAAACCACCCTCTAAGTCGAAATAGTAGTTTTAAAAATTTAAAGAATAAATATTAAGATTTAAAATTTAAAAAAAAATTATAAAATTTATTGTAATAAAAAAATGTGTCAGAACAGAATATTCAGAATATAATTGGACACTGCAACAGAAGATAATCGATTAGAAATAAAAAAAAGGTGGCATTGATGAAATTTACATTAAAAGGAGAAATTGTATTCAGCAAAGAAGCAGATGAAGCCACAGAAGAGATTAAAAGTTTCATAGAAGATGCGAACAACGAAATATTCCGGAAGGGAGTTCCAGAATCCCAGAAAGATGATGCATCAAAGATAGTTGAGTGGAACCTGAGTGGAAACACCCTAAAAGTTGAAATCGTATCCGGAAGAAGAGGAAGGGCACACGATGCTATACTTCGTGTTAAAAAACCATTAACACAACTTTTAGGACGCAAATACCATATAGGTGTGCGTAAAATTCTTGTTAAAGATTATAAAATTGAAATACCATCCCAAGAACCAATAGAAGTTGGTGACATGCCCTACGTCCTTGAATCTGAGTTCAAGGATGGTGAGATGGTTGTGAAGTTTGAGGAGCTCAACGAAGGAGACCTCAGAAAACACGTGGTTGACAGGGTTTTGAAACACCTTGAAACTGAAACTGCATCATCCACCATGGATGAGGACAAACCTTCAGACATACTCACAAAACAGGTCACCAAGATAGAACCTGGAACCATAGTATCAAAGAGTCCTGATCAGAAGTTCTTCTTTGATGGTGACCCTACAGAGGAAGCTGCAAAACGTGGCTGGGTTAAGAAGTTCCCTGCAAAGGGCCAGTGGTTCTACGGCCCTGAGATCGTTGCACTGCAGCGTGCACTTGAGGAGATAATTCTTGAAAACATCGTTTACAACCTGGACTTCATGGAGTGTCTCTTCCCAAAACTCATACCTCTACCTGTGATGCATAAGATGCGCTACCTTGAAGGACTTCCAGAGGGAATGTACTACTGTTCAGCACCAAAAAGGGATCCTGAAATCTTTGAAAAATTCAGGAACGAACTGGTAATAACAAAGGAGGTTCCAATCGACCTTCTTAAAGAGGGGCTGAAGGATCCATCTTACGTTATAGCTCCAGCCCAGTGCGAACCATTCTACGAGTTCCTGAGCCATGAGGTTGTGGATGAAACAGAACTTCCAATAAAGTTCTTCGACAGAAGCGGCTGGACCTACAGATGGGAAGGCGGCGGTTCCAAGGGACTTGACCGTGTCCATGAATTCCAGAGAATAGAGCTCGTATGGCTTGGAACACCAGAACAGGTGGACGAGATAAGGGATGCAACAGTTGACATATCCCAGAAACTGGCAGATGAACTGGAACTCCAGTGGTACACAGAAGTTGGTGACGACCCATTCTACCTTGAAGGCAGGAAGGTTGAGGAACGTGGAATCGAATTCCCAGATGTCCCAAAATATGAGATGAGGCTCTCTGTACCTGGTCAGGATAAGGGTGTGGCTGTGGTTTCTGCAAACGTCCATGGAACCCACTTCGTTGAGGGTTTCTCAATTAAAGAAGCCCACAAACACAGAGTCTGGACCGGCTGTACAGGTATTGGAATAACCAGATGGGTTTTCGGTTTCCTTGCACAGAAAGGTTTCGATAAGGAGAACTGGCCTGAAGCTGTCAGGGATCGTGTTGAAAGCATGAAAGTGCCTAAGATATTGACCTGGCCTTGAATTTAGCAAGCAATCCACAAAAACAACTTTATTTTTTCCATTTTTTATTTTAAAGTTATATTTATTTTAGAAACCTTTCTTCATGAAGAATAGTAAGGGAAATCCTGAAATGCTCAACCTGAAAAACTACATCGTTGGTTTGACCTTCGTTTTAATGCTCACAATTTTTCTACTGAAGAAAATACATGATAGAAATGCGCAGAAAAATAAACAAATAATGGAACATAAGGAACGAAAAGAACGGTTTAAAAACAGAAAGAGCAGAAAATAATGAAAAATATTTATTAAAATAATCATCAGAGGAATAATTATTATTTTTAATTAAAATTTAATGATTTGAATGGATTATATTATCTAAAATAAATTTAAAATAAAAAATTATTATAAAGAGTTATTATTTTTATTATAAAAGAAGCCTATTATAAAAGAAGCCCAAAAATTATTTTTAGAATTTAAAATAAAAAAATTAGATATTATGATAGTTTTTTACTGCTTTTAATTGGATATCTGGGAAAAAATATTAGAAAAATGGTTCAGAAAATGGATGAATTTTTCTACTGAAGAATTTTTGCATCCATTTAATCCCATTTAAGGAGTGTTAAGGTTCCCAGTTTACTCTTCAGCTTTGTCTAAAACTTCAGGAATTTCTTCAGTTTCAGTTTCTTCTTCTGGAGCTTTTTTCTCGAAAACATCTACGAATTCAACTTTCTCGATGGTTTCGATGTTTTCCCATACATCCCTTGCTATTCTGAATCTGGCGAAAGTTATGTCCATGTAGGGTTTGTTGTCGAATTTTGCCATTTCATCCATGGATATTTTGGCAACTCCATCTTCGATTGTGATCTCTGTTTTCTCTAAGTCGATCTTTGGGTTCGGGTAGTGGAGTTCTATCATGCTTTTGATTTTGGCTTCATCTTCTGCTATGATCTCTGACACTTTAACATGGTACTGGAGGCTTTTGCCTGCAAGTTCGTGGTTGAAGTCAACCGTTACACGACCGCCGCTTACGCTCCTTATTTTACCGGAGGTTCCTTCAGCTGTGATCACCATTCCAACTTCAGGTTTCATCCCCTGTTTCTTGAACTCCTTCATTGGTATGAGCTGTACAAGTTTTGGGTCCCTTTCTCCAAATGCTTCTTCTGGAGTTAGGTCTATGGTTTTCTCATCTCCCTCTTCCAGGTCGATAAGTTCCTCGTCAAGCCCTTTTAAGAGGTGTCCTGCACCTACAATGATTGGTATTGCACCGTAAGATTTATTTTCTACAAATATTCCTGCTTCTTCTGCCACCTTTTCATCGGTTGTGTCAAAGACGTCACCTGTCTCCTGAACCTTTCCGGTGTACTCTAATTTTACAAATTCTCCATTTTTCACTGGCATATCTCTAGCCTCCTGTGTGGTATTCTTTTTCGAAATTCTTTTAGAACTTCTTTATTCTTATATTTTAATATGCGGATTACAGATGGATATCTGTCTATATAGTTATGTATCATCTCCTTAAAAACACCAGCCTCCAGTGAAGATAAAACACGCTGCCTGTGGTGCCTGCTGAAACCCTGTGAAATTGCAGTTTCAACTTCTCCAAGACTGTAAAACGG
Proteins encoded in this region:
- the rplJ gene encoding 50S ribosomal protein L16; this encodes MVRAYTRKDYIRKIPGSRIVQYDMGNLSGEFPLKVTLEVKEPAQLSHNALEAARIASNRYMQRKSGRMGYHLKIRVYPHHIVRENPMATGAGADRVQDGMRKAFGKAVSSVAVVKADQKVLTIRTNKKNFKDAKEALKRAAMKFPVTCRIVVDEGAELVK
- a CDS encoding ATP-binding protein, producing the protein MKIAVTGKGGVGKTTLSGTMACILSRTYKVFAIDADPDMNLASSLGIHSKITPISQMKELIKDRTGAEPGSSFGEVFKINPKISDLPESLSINYDPEGRLKLLVMGTVDKGGEGCVCPASVLLKAIMRNLILKKDEIVVLDMEAGVEHLGRRTAEAVDIMIIVVEPGLKSLETAERIKRLGGDIGIKNMACVINKASNPDEEDFVVEKLKEMNLEVIGSIPRDHTVVKADMEGKALVDYPESPALRSIEEIAENILNRSMKVDNV
- a CDS encoding KEOPS complex subunit Pcc1, coding for MDVKARIKFNYHKKEEAENAFKSLQPDNIGFIDSHVVKNSFICDLKSSSIGTLLATADDLLFCEMMVERMAEFAWVKPPSKSK
- the serS gene encoding serine--tRNA ligase — encoded protein: MKFTLKGEIVFSKEADEATEEIKSFIEDANNEIFRKGVPESQKDDASKIVEWNLSGNTLKVEIVSGRRGRAHDAILRVKKPLTQLLGRKYHIGVRKILVKDYKIEIPSQEPIEVGDMPYVLESEFKDGEMVVKFEELNEGDLRKHVVDRVLKHLETETASSTMDEDKPSDILTKQVTKIEPGTIVSKSPDQKFFFDGDPTEEAAKRGWVKKFPAKGQWFYGPEIVALQRALEEIILENIVYNLDFMECLFPKLIPLPVMHKMRYLEGLPEGMYYCSAPKRDPEIFEKFRNELVITKEVPIDLLKEGLKDPSYVIAPAQCEPFYEFLSHEVVDETELPIKFFDRSGWTYRWEGGGSKGLDRVHEFQRIELVWLGTPEQVDEIRDATVDISQKLADELELQWYTEVGDDPFYLEGRKVEERGIEFPDVPKYEMRLSVPGQDKGVAVVSANVHGTHFVEGFSIKEAHKHRVWTGCTGIGITRWVFGFLAQKGFDKENWPEAVRDRVESMKVPKILTWP
- a CDS encoding peptidylprolyl isomerase, giving the protein MPVKNGEFVKLEYTGKVQETGDVFDTTDEKVAEEAGIFVENKSYGAIPIIVGAGHLLKGLDEELIDLEEGDEKTIDLTPEEAFGERDPKLVQLIPMKEFKKQGMKPEVGMVITAEGTSGKIRSVSGGRVTVDFNHELAGKSLQYHVKVSEIIAEDEAKIKSMIELHYPNPKIDLEKTEITIEDGVAKISMDEMAKFDNKPYMDITFARFRIARDVWENIETIEKVEFVDVFEKKAPEEETETEEIPEVLDKAEE